One region of Mugil cephalus isolate CIBA_MC_2020 chromosome 17, CIBA_Mcephalus_1.1, whole genome shotgun sequence genomic DNA includes:
- the exd1 gene encoding piRNA biogenesis protein EXD1 codes for MVVDDVQFMAIFKGKRIKLTLKTSSYFGVVQRINPNKTLVLADVVCCTNGYKFPGTKLFFGHEVVNVELITEANRDSGNIQHHRLEEQLKVEKFQPYRKSITWDNNDEDEEEYINFEVIDEFHEKFGPAVMHIKKQHVIGVGAEGVEIFKNGRLCWLQIATKYKVYLFDLLLLGGRGFKNGLSMILESKRILKVIHDCRAIAGCLIGQFGVKLTNVFDTQVADVMCFYSETGGFLPNRVSTFQEVVSLHLKVPSSQLSSLQLKSQLIKEDREMWYKRPCPVHLLKVMALSVIHLQPLRLVLLDMLMTDYMVLVDSYLNSSYCQPDELECVNMESELELPAELRKLDQMRRERREAAAGLYPVTERGLLARFNPKPQSSSPTSPTAEDQSTTQTDPSNPAVPSTVSDLENQTSADSPPPAAVDRGCTDALMGLMGRGRPLPSVGRGFLLQIPPHRIPKESTGDVKTPAWMEVASPCPSHTLTQDAMPQLGHRDKDLPKDICGLKEEPFTSSPQHLPSPLTQSFSSFRY; via the exons ATGGTTGTGGACGACGTCCAGTTTATGGCTATATTCAAGGGAAAACGTATCAAACTGACCCTGAAGACTTCTTCATACTTCGGCGTCGTCCAGCGGATCAATCCCAACAAAACGCTGGTCCTGGCGGACG TTGTGTGTTGCACTAACGGCTACAAGTTTCCTGGCACAAAATTGTTCTTCGGCCACGAGGTCGTGAATG TGGAATTAATCACTGAAGCAAACCGTGACTCTGG AAATATTCAGCACCACAGACTTGAAGAGCAGCTGAAGGTGGAGAAGTTTCAGCCGTACAGGAAGTCCATCACATGGG acaataatgatgaagatgaagaagagtaTATCAACTTTGAGGTCATCGATGAGTTCCATGAGAAGTTCGGACCTGCA GTGATGCACATCAAGAAACAGCATGTGATCGGTGTGGGAGCTGAAGGGGTTGAGATATTTAAGAATGGAAGACTGTGTTGGCTACAg ATTGCAACTAAGTACAAGGTGTACCTCTTTGACCTGCTGTTACTTGGAGGCCGGGGATTTAAGAACGGTCTCTCCATGATCCTGGAAAGTAAGCGCATATTAAAG GTCATTCATGACTGCAGAGCCATTGCTGGATGTTTGATTGGTCAGTTTGGCGTAAAGCTAACCAACGTCTTTGACACCCAG GTGGCAGATGTCATGTGCTTCTACTCAGAGACCGGAGGATTCCTTCCTAACAGAGTGAGCACCTTTCAGGAGGTGGTGAGTCTCCACCTGAAGGTGCCTTCCTCTCAGCTCTCATCCCTTCAGCTGAAGTCACAGTTAATCAAG gaggacagggagatGTGGTACAAGCGGCCTTGTCCTGTACACCTACTGAAGGTGATGGCTCTGTCAGTGATCCACCTACAGCCTCTTAGACTGGTGCTGCTGGACATGCTCATGACTGACTACATGGTTCTGGTGGATTCCTACCTCAACAGCAGCTACTGCCAACCAGATGAACTGGAGTGTGTCAACATG GAGAGCGAGCTGGAGTTGCCTGCAGAGCTGAGGAAGCTGGACCAAATGCGTCGCGAGCGGCGGGAGGCGGCTGCCGGCCTCTATCCCGTCACCGAGCGAGGCCTGCTGGCTCGCTTCAACCCTAAACCTCAGTCTTCATCCCCGACCTCGCCTACCGCAGAGGACCAGAGCACGACGCAGACAGACCCCTCGAACCCTGCGGTTCCATCCACTGTGTCGGACCTTGAAAATCAAACATCTGCCGACAGTCCTCCACCTGCGGCTGTGGACAGAGGGTGCACGGATGCGCTGATGGGTTTAATGGGTAGAGGAAGGCCCTTACCTTCTGTAGGGAGAGGCTTCCTGCTCCAGATACCACCGCATCGGATCCCCAAAGAGAGCACCGGGGACGTCAAAACTCCAGCTTGGATGGAGGTGGCTTCTCCTTGTCCCAGCCACACACTTACCCAAGATGCAATGCCCCAGCTCGGCCATCGTGATAAAGACCTACCCAAGGACATTTGTGGCTTGAAAGAAGAACCTTTTACATCTAGTCCTCAGCACCTGCCATCTCCACTGACCCAGTCATTCAGTTCTTTCAGATACTGA